The proteins below are encoded in one region of Fusobacterium massiliense:
- the carA gene encoding glutamine-hydrolyzing carbamoyl-phosphate synthase small subunit has product MYNRQLVLEDGTVYKGYAFGADIESIGEVVFNTSMTGYQETLSDPSYNGQIVTFTYPLIGNYGINRDDFESMNPCIKGMIVKELCTTPSNFRNEKTLDEALKTFNIPGIYGIDTRSLTRKIRTKGVIKGCLVSIDRNVDEVVEELRKTTLPTNQIEQVSSKSISPALGRGRRVVLVDLGMKIGIVRELTTRGCDVIVVPHNIKAEELLRLEPDGVMLTNGPGDPEDAKESIEMIKGIIGKVPIFGICMGHQLISLACGAKTYKLKFGHRGGNHPVKNLITGRVDITSQNHGYAVDIDSLKDTDLELTHIAINDRSCEGVRHKKYPVFSVQYHPEAAPGPHDSSYLFDEFIKNIDKNMK; this is encoded by the coding sequence ATGTACAACAGACAGTTAGTTTTAGAAGATGGAACTGTATACAAAGGATATGCCTTTGGAGCAGATATTGAAAGTATAGGAGAAGTAGTTTTTAATACTTCAATGACAGGTTATCAAGAAACATTATCAGACCCATCATACAATGGTCAAATAGTTACTTTTACTTATCCACTTATAGGAAATTATGGAATAAACAGAGATGATTTTGAATCTATGAATCCTTGCATAAAAGGTATGATAGTGAAAGAATTATGTACTACTCCATCAAATTTTAGAAATGAAAAAACTTTAGATGAAGCTTTAAAAACTTTTAATATTCCAGGAATATATGGAATAGATACTAGAAGTTTAACAAGAAAAATTAGAACAAAGGGAGTTATAAAAGGGTGTTTAGTTTCTATTGATAGAAATGTAGATGAAGTTGTGGAAGAATTGAGAAAAACTACTTTACCAACAAATCAAATTGAACAAGTTTCATCAAAATCTATTTCACCAGCATTAGGAAGAGGAAGAAGAGTTGTACTTGTTGATTTAGGAATGAAAATAGGTATAGTTAGAGAATTAACAACAAGAGGTTGTGATGTAATAGTAGTTCCTCATAACATAAAGGCAGAAGAACTTTTAAGATTAGAGCCAGATGGAGTTATGCTTACAAATGGACCTGGAGATCCGGAAGATGCAAAAGAAAGCATTGAAATGATAAAAGGAATAATAGGTAAAGTACCTATATTTGGAATATGTATGGGGCATCAGCTAATTTCCCTAGCTTGTGGAGCTAAAACATATAAACTAAAGTTTGGTCATAGAGGAGGAAACCACCCGGTAAAAAATCTTATAACTGGAAGAGTAGATATTACTTCTCAAAATCATGGGTATGCTGTTGATATAGATTCGTTAAAAGATACAGATTTAGAATTAACACATATTGCAATAAATGACAGAAGCTGTGAAGGAGTAAGACATAAAAAATATCCAGTATTTTCTGTTCAATATCACCCAGAAGCAGCACCTGGACCACATGATTCAAGTTATTTGTTTGATGAATTTATAAAGAATATTGATAAGAATATGAAATAA